In Sphingobacterium zeae, one genomic interval encodes:
- a CDS encoding HAD family hydrolase encodes MSPESQRKFELLNLLAESYDALLFDVDGTLADNMHAHKQAYKAAAEHYGIELDVNLIDETAGWPTVAVAEEISKRYQVDFDYQEFSTLKSTIFRDEYVFKTQPVDYVVEHLKYQKGKKHIAAVSGGTRSTLSMTLNTIGVWDDLEALVCAGDTPEGKPSPQPFLLAASQLNIDPKKCLVYEDGIPGVEGAKAAGMGWVRVDEI; translated from the coding sequence ATGTCACCTGAATCACAACGTAAATTTGAATTACTAAACCTTCTCGCCGAGTCCTACGATGCGCTATTGTTTGATGTCGATGGTACTTTGGCAGATAATATGCACGCGCATAAACAAGCATACAAAGCTGCGGCAGAACACTATGGAATTGAATTGGATGTTAATTTGATCGACGAAACTGCTGGATGGCCAACTGTTGCCGTTGCAGAAGAAATCAGCAAACGCTATCAAGTGGATTTCGATTATCAAGAATTTTCCACGCTTAAATCTACTATATTTCGCGATGAGTATGTATTTAAAACCCAGCCGGTAGATTATGTCGTTGAACATCTAAAATATCAAAAAGGCAAAAAACATATTGCAGCTGTATCTGGAGGAACGAGATCGACTTTATCGATGACATTGAATACAATTGGTGTATGGGATGATTTGGAAGCATTAGTGTGTGCAGGCGATACTCCCGAAGGGAAGCCATCTCCGCAGCCTTTTCTTTTGGCAGCCTCACAATTAAATATTGATCCCAAAAAATGCTTAGTCTATGAAGATGGTATTCCGGGTGTTGAAGGTGCTAAAGCTGCAGGAATGGGTTGGGTTCGGGTAGATGAAATTTAA